A window of the Parabacteroides merdae ATCC 43184 genome harbors these coding sequences:
- the queA gene encoding tRNA preQ1(34) S-adenosylmethionine ribosyltransferase-isomerase QueA, protein MKLSKFKFNLPQELIALHPAKNRDESRLMIVNRKTGEIEHKVFKDLLSYFGEKDVFIFNNTKVFPARLYGNKEKTGARIEVFLLRELNEDLRLWDVLVDPARKIRIGNKLYFGEDDSMVAEVIDNTTSRGRTLRFLYDGNHDEFKKALYALGETPLPKYIDRPVEPDDEDRYQNIFATEEGAVVAPAAGLHFSRELMKRLEIKDCQFAFLTLHSGLGNFREIDVEDLTKHKMDSEQMVVNGDVVNIVNTAKDNGRQICAVGTSVMRAIETAVSTDGHLKEFEGWTNKFIFPPYDFSVASSMITNFHMPLSTLLMMTASFGGYDLIMDAYDVALKEKYSFGAYGDAMLIL, encoded by the coding sequence ATGAAGCTGTCGAAATTCAAATTTAACTTACCGCAGGAGCTGATCGCTCTCCATCCGGCAAAGAACAGGGATGAGTCCAGATTGATGATTGTCAATCGCAAGACCGGAGAGATCGAGCATAAAGTGTTTAAAGACTTGCTCAGCTATTTTGGAGAAAAAGATGTGTTCATCTTCAATAACACGAAAGTTTTTCCTGCCCGTTTATACGGAAATAAGGAAAAGACCGGGGCTCGTATCGAAGTTTTTCTGTTGCGTGAACTGAACGAAGATCTCCGTCTTTGGGATGTATTGGTCGATCCTGCCCGTAAAATCCGTATCGGTAATAAATTGTATTTTGGTGAAGATGATTCGATGGTGGCTGAAGTGATCGACAATACGACATCACGCGGCCGTACCTTGCGTTTCCTTTATGACGGGAACCATGATGAATTTAAAAAGGCATTGTACGCATTGGGGGAAACTCCGCTGCCTAAATATATCGACCGTCCTGTAGAACCGGATGACGAAGATCGTTATCAGAATATTTTTGCGACGGAAGAAGGTGCAGTTGTGGCTCCCGCTGCAGGTCTTCATTTCAGCCGTGAGCTGATGAAGCGTCTGGAGATCAAGGATTGCCAGTTCGCTTTCCTGACATTGCATTCCGGTCTGGGCAACTTCCGCGAAATCGATGTGGAAGATCTGACCAAGCATAAGATGGATTCTGAGCAGATGGTCGTGAACGGAGATGTCGTGAACATCGTGAATACGGCAAAGGATAACGGCCGACAGATTTGTGCGGTCGGTACGTCCGTGATGCGTGCTATCGAAACGGCTGTCAGTACGGATGGCCATCTGAAAGAGTTTGAAGGGTGGACCAATAAGTTCATTTTCCCGCCGTATGACTTCAGTGTGGCGTCCAGCATGATCACAAACTTCCATATGCCGTTGTCAACTTTGTTGATGATGACAGCTTCTTTCGGGGGATATGATCTGATTATGGATGCTTATGACGTGGCGTTAAAAGAAAAATATAGTTTCGGTGCTTATGGCGATGCCATGTTGATCCTGTAA
- the truB gene encoding tRNA pseudouridine(55) synthase TruB codes for MDFIAGEVLYFNKPLKWTSFDLVNKFRYKLSRKLKVKKIKVGHAGTLDPLATGVMIVCTGKATKRIDEFQYQTKEYVATLKLGETTPSFDLEKEIDGVYPTEHITREEVEKVLQSFVGTIQQIPPVFSACKVDGKRAYELARKGEEVELKSKTLVIDEMELLECDLPVIKIRVVCSKGTYIRALARDIGVALQSGAHLIALERTRIGDITLAKCMSPDDIDTFLDENIIIRKDCED; via the coding sequence ATGGATTTTATAGCAGGAGAAGTATTATATTTCAATAAGCCCTTGAAGTGGACTTCCTTTGACCTGGTGAACAAGTTCCGGTATAAATTATCGCGGAAGCTGAAGGTGAAAAAGATAAAAGTGGGACACGCCGGTACTTTGGATCCGCTGGCGACAGGGGTAATGATTGTCTGTACGGGCAAGGCCACTAAGAGGATCGATGAATTTCAGTATCAGACAAAGGAGTATGTCGCTACCTTGAAGTTGGGGGAAACGACGCCTTCTTTTGATTTGGAAAAAGAGATAGACGGAGTATATCCGACAGAACATATTACCCGTGAGGAAGTAGAGAAGGTGCTACAGTCGTTCGTGGGAACGATTCAGCAGATTCCACCTGTGTTTTCGGCTTGCAAGGTGGATGGTAAGCGGGCGTATGAGTTGGCTCGCAAGGGTGAAGAAGTGGAATTGAAGTCCAAGACGCTTGTGATCGATGAAATGGAACTGTTGGAGTGTGATCTGCCGGTAATAAAGATACGGGTGGTTTGCAGCAAGGGCACTTATATTCGCGCTTTGGCACGTGATATCGGTGTTGCCCTTCAGTCGGGTGCTCATCTGATAGCTCTCGAACGGACTCGTATCGGAGACATCACACTGGCCAAATGTATGTCTCCTGATGATATCGATACCTTTTTAGATGAAAATATCATAATCAGAAAGGATTGTGAGGATTGA
- a CDS encoding undecaprenyl-diphosphate phosphatase: MSWFEALVLGIVQGLTEYLPVSSSGHLAIGSALFGIQGEENLAFTIVVHVATVFSTLVILWKEIEWIFRGLFKFKMNAETRYVINILISMIPIGIVGVFFKDTVEDIFGSGLLIVGCMLLLTAALLAFSYYAKPRQKESISMKDAFIIGLAQACAVMPGLSRSGTTIATGLLLGNNKAKLAQFSFLMVIPPILGEALLDVMKAVKGEAVAGDIPALSLVVGFIAAFVSGCIACKWMINIVKKGKLIYFAIYCAIAGLVTIACTLLK, translated from the coding sequence ATGAGTTGGTTTGAGGCTTTAGTGCTGGGGATTGTTCAGGGATTAACGGAATACCTGCCGGTCAGCAGTAGCGGACATTTGGCTATCGGCTCTGCTCTGTTCGGTATTCAAGGAGAAGAAAATCTGGCATTTACGATTGTTGTCCATGTGGCGACCGTGTTTAGTACGCTGGTGATTTTGTGGAAAGAGATCGAATGGATATTCCGTGGTTTGTTTAAGTTCAAGATGAATGCAGAAACTCGTTATGTGATCAATATCCTGATTTCTATGATTCCTATTGGTATTGTAGGCGTATTCTTCAAGGATACGGTGGAAGATATTTTCGGGTCGGGATTGCTGATTGTCGGTTGTATGTTGTTGCTGACGGCTGCGTTGCTCGCATTTTCTTATTATGCCAAACCCCGCCAGAAAGAAAGTATCTCGATGAAAGATGCCTTTATCATCGGTTTGGCTCAGGCGTGTGCCGTGATGCCGGGGCTTTCCCGTTCAGGAACAACGATTGCGACTGGTTTGTTATTGGGAAACAATAAGGCAAAACTGGCCCAGTTCTCATTTCTGATGGTTATTCCTCCGATTTTGGGTGAAGCGTTGTTGGATGTCATGAAAGCGGTAAAAGGCGAAGCGGTAGCAGGTGATATTCCGGCATTGTCATTGGTGGTCGGGTTTATTGCTGCATTCGTATCGGGATGTATCGCCTGTAAATGGATGATTAATATCGTAAAGAAGGGAAAACTGATTTATTTCGCCATCTATTGTGCAATTGCAGGTTTGGTTACGATTGCCTGTACGTTACTTAAATAA
- a CDS encoding DUF3098 domain-containing protein has protein sequence MAKRDFAFGKENFILIAVAVAVIAIGFMLMSGGGSQDPTGFNPEIFSSRRIVVAPAVTVIGFVLMIFGILKNSKNKEVAE, from the coding sequence ATGGCTAAGAGAGATTTTGCTTTTGGAAAAGAAAATTTTATTTTGATCGCTGTTGCTGTTGCTGTTATCGCGATTGGTTTTATGTTGATGAGTGGTGGCGGTTCGCAGGATCCGACAGGTTTTAATCCTGAGATTTTCAGTTCCCGCCGTATTGTTGTGGCTCCAGCTGTGACAGTGATCGGCTTCGTATTGATGATTTTCGGAATTTTAAAAAACAGCAAAAATAAGGAAGTAGCGGAATGA
- a CDS encoding cell division protein FtsX, with protein sequence MAEGKKVSSVSFFNSRLTSIISISLVLFLLGLVFLIGLLGNKLSVYVKENISFSIVLKDNQKEADIKKMQKTLDALPYIKSTEYISKEQAVKELEEELGENPETFLGFNPLQASIEVKLHSEYANADSLQLIEKKIKKYTSVSDLLYRKDMMQMVNDNVKRVSLILLTLAVMLMAISFVLISNTIRLLIYSKRFLIHTMKLVGATPGFIRRPFVRYNVVSGIFASIFAILMLTGALYYLQNELSGFVQLLDIKVLIIVYAGVLIMGILLSVTATVFAVNKYLRMGVDKLYYI encoded by the coding sequence ATGGCTGAAGGTAAAAAGGTTAGTTCTGTTTCTTTCTTTAATTCTCGTCTGACTTCCATTATAAGTATCTCATTGGTACTGTTTCTGCTGGGGCTCGTTTTTCTGATAGGGTTGTTGGGAAACAAACTTTCCGTATATGTGAAGGAGAACATTTCATTTTCGATCGTGCTGAAAGATAATCAGAAAGAAGCGGATATAAAGAAGATGCAGAAGACGCTGGATGCCTTGCCTTATATCAAATCGACCGAATATATATCGAAAGAACAGGCTGTCAAGGAACTTGAGGAGGAGTTGGGGGAAAATCCCGAAACGTTCTTGGGCTTTAATCCGCTACAGGCTTCCATTGAAGTGAAATTGCATTCGGAATATGCTAATGCCGACAGCCTGCAATTGATCGAAAAGAAAATAAAAAAATATACTTCCGTTTCAGATCTGCTTTACCGGAAAGACATGATGCAGATGGTGAACGACAATGTGAAACGTGTCAGCCTGATCTTGCTTACACTTGCCGTAATGTTGATGGCAATCTCGTTTGTGCTGATCAGTAACACGATCCGTTTGCTGATTTATTCCAAACGTTTTCTGATCCATACGATGAAGTTGGTGGGGGCTACACCTGGTTTTATCAGAAGGCCGTTTGTGCGGTACAATGTGGTCAGTGGTATTTTTGCGTCCATTTTCGCAATATTAATGTTGACGGGAGCGTTGTATTATTTACAAAACGAATTATCTGGTTTCGTCCAGTTGTTGGATATTAAAGTATTGATAATTGTTTATGCCGGTGTATTGATAATGGGGATCCTGCTTTCGGTTACGGCTACTGTCTTTGCGGTGAACAAGTATTTACGAATGGGTGTTGATAAACTATATTATATATAA
- a CDS encoding DUF6383 domain-containing protein, which produces MNKKFSTLVGCLAFGTAFSAVAQVSNFPVSNAYGQVTPCATGLTYRSFGTKSNATLGSEVNKIEADKWYQLRVGEEKNQVLIQERDFKTGEVTLRIVDANKAPLNYSLWQISYDKKDGATGGKFTFKNKETGLGIIFDHKTAYGKDKIATTAASADLEASILEGCNVEWSWFSSNVDNTQKLANEILYANFHDSDKYIVLKKSSRTAANQHGLNIAGTQVVAAVYTAAEAGNKATSCEALTLTPVVAESVVLNAKDINRMIDAQKDGAAGFNFMTPTGIGNRTAMSPEDNSTLDTYKYIAEEKNLTAEADEIKLAADKAIIAAGNTVLSEYNAEDGSEAKELNFIFADFNKGESQNALVQAGSVFYNDKTAENAKDLVEKWVVYLEETATDQLWALSDANKAYYVKYTDKTVIEDYNFAVAVVEHKDLYNKYPLRLKAVIDEEDMAKNDKYLMVDTARWEEATENPSNSPELLLSNKKPSTEVADFFFNARYNYRLTYFPTQDSLVIEPLNASVMNDAEFKAEKTWRNSIVASQFISSSDITSGNKGLSASNTDLATAPEEAPVAVMLSKLNTKDGWVVTAGGTDKPKGSAAEGTLHTCIEFDHSYPYLTRTTLDQAVYTIQLVTDKAPDLTTHRANGVNVVADMSGHVVYDEKEASQNFAHMPATQWVVEYTGCEEDPVARVKVVNREYSNVAFEGQLYKADDNVFIINHNYDNTLGHHNSKFACSDTLKFTKVDPVNTLGYLNPGDKVIENTFKLKQFFDYGTDPYYLNAVKQGKDTLLRAQAEGSNFELVPVKVNWDAAAYESTNIPYGYTSEAAGATQLYKSVYMLKVKDADMINNDRVFVGINKNGKYCVADTLDRNANYTLAYFTLKENNHWTADNEEGHYYALVRTEYPSAYPVDKDDVYTDDVNKFAGWKYVFDDALDKLAIEQGQLDAKVENLCQDRTESFILEADTMPYYRRVVGLKTEKFYSTNNENRTLGESVIDGVTYMNIFSAVEEPERNNEFFIDTAHVNVSSMPTYLLALDVEAKKTAECNHEDHPAIGDHYQVIDYLQGRYMVDASVDSVIPAYLKNSVKPFENVYTRYAFVNAIHYQDTLYIMDAADATIKYDRDLYDGKNVAKKVVLKEKAYDGASIAFRLKDQSDDENFYIETKGKQYGYAANGNTWVKEQNHNIVSTGRGYSETGDHNGNWHQNVYEDIYQALLLNTTAQSDATANEDVEVSSVTVIAGNGQITVAGAAGKKVVITNILGQTVANTVVTSDNATIAAPAGVVVVAIEGEDAVKAIVK; this is translated from the coding sequence ATGAACAAAAAGTTTTCTACTCTTGTAGGATGCCTGGCTTTCGGAACGGCATTCTCTGCGGTAGCACAGGTAAGTAATTTTCCCGTAAGCAATGCTTATGGCCAGGTTACTCCTTGTGCGACTGGGTTAACTTATCGTTCTTTCGGAACTAAGAGCAATGCAACTTTAGGTTCTGAAGTGAACAAAATTGAGGCTGATAAGTGGTATCAGTTACGTGTTGGTGAGGAAAAAAATCAGGTTTTGATCCAAGAACGCGATTTTAAAACCGGTGAAGTGACTCTTCGTATTGTGGATGCTAATAAAGCTCCTTTAAACTATTCTTTGTGGCAGATTTCTTATGATAAGAAAGACGGAGCAACTGGTGGCAAATTTACCTTTAAGAACAAGGAAACAGGGTTAGGAATTATCTTTGATCATAAAACAGCTTATGGCAAAGATAAAATCGCTACGACTGCTGCATCTGCAGATTTGGAAGCTTCTATTCTGGAAGGTTGCAATGTTGAGTGGAGTTGGTTCTCTTCTAACGTAGACAATACACAGAAGCTGGCAAATGAAATTCTGTATGCTAATTTCCACGATTCGGACAAATACATCGTATTGAAGAAGTCTTCTAGGACTGCTGCTAATCAGCATGGTCTGAATATTGCAGGAACTCAAGTAGTTGCCGCTGTTTATACGGCTGCCGAAGCAGGGAATAAGGCTACTTCTTGTGAGGCTTTGACATTGACTCCGGTTGTTGCAGAATCTGTTGTGTTAAACGCAAAAGACATCAATCGCATGATCGATGCTCAGAAAGATGGTGCTGCCGGTTTCAACTTTATGACTCCGACGGGTATTGGCAATAGAACGGCTATGTCTCCGGAAGACAACAGCACATTAGACACATATAAGTATATTGCGGAAGAGAAAAATCTGACTGCTGAGGCAGATGAAATAAAATTGGCAGCAGATAAGGCTATTATTGCTGCTGGTAACACTGTTTTATCTGAATATAATGCAGAAGATGGTTCCGAAGCAAAAGAATTGAACTTCATTTTTGCTGATTTTAATAAAGGTGAATCTCAAAATGCATTAGTACAAGCAGGATCTGTTTTCTATAATGACAAGACTGCTGAAAATGCAAAAGATCTTGTAGAGAAGTGGGTCGTTTATCTGGAAGAAACAGCTACTGACCAACTTTGGGCGTTGAGTGATGCCAATAAGGCGTATTATGTAAAATATACAGATAAAACAGTGATTGAAGATTATAATTTCGCTGTTGCTGTTGTTGAGCATAAAGATCTGTATAACAAATATCCTCTTCGTTTGAAAGCTGTGATCGATGAAGAAGATATGGCTAAGAATGATAAATATTTGATGGTTGATACTGCTCGTTGGGAAGAAGCTACCGAAAACCCATCCAACTCTCCTGAACTGCTGTTGTCAAACAAGAAGCCGTCTACGGAAGTTGCTGATTTCTTCTTCAATGCTCGTTATAACTATCGTCTGACTTATTTCCCGACTCAAGATAGTTTGGTTATTGAGCCGTTGAATGCATCTGTAATGAATGATGCAGAATTTAAGGCAGAGAAAACTTGGAGAAACTCTATCGTTGCAAGCCAGTTTATTTCTTCTAGCGATATTACTTCTGGAAACAAAGGTTTAAGTGCAAGTAATACTGATTTGGCTACAGCTCCGGAAGAGGCTCCCGTTGCAGTAATGTTGAGCAAGTTGAATACGAAAGACGGTTGGGTTGTAACTGCCGGTGGAACAGATAAACCTAAAGGTTCTGCTGCTGAAGGTACTCTTCATACTTGCATCGAATTTGATCATTCTTATCCGTACTTGACTCGTACAACTTTGGATCAGGCTGTTTACACCATCCAGTTAGTAACAGATAAAGCTCCGGATTTGACCACTCATCGTGCAAATGGTGTGAATGTTGTGGCAGATATGAGCGGTCATGTTGTATATGATGAAAAAGAGGCTTCTCAGAACTTCGCTCACATGCCTGCAACGCAGTGGGTTGTTGAATATACAGGTTGTGAAGAAGATCCTGTTGCTCGTGTCAAAGTTGTAAACCGTGAATATTCAAATGTGGCATTCGAAGGCCAGCTTTATAAAGCTGATGACAATGTATTCATTATCAATCATAATTATGATAATACATTAGGACACCACAACAGTAAGTTCGCTTGCTCTGATACACTGAAGTTTACGAAAGTTGATCCGGTCAATACATTGGGTTATCTGAATCCGGGTGATAAAGTAATCGAAAATACATTCAAACTGAAACAGTTCTTCGATTATGGAACAGATCCTTATTATCTGAACGCTGTTAAGCAGGGTAAAGATACGCTGTTGAGAGCTCAGGCTGAAGGTTCTAACTTTGAACTGGTTCCGGTTAAAGTTAACTGGGATGCGGCTGCTTACGAATCAACGAACATACCTTACGGTTATACAAGTGAAGCTGCTGGTGCAACTCAACTTTATAAATCAGTTTATATGCTGAAAGTGAAGGATGCAGATATGATCAACAATGACCGTGTATTTGTTGGTATCAACAAGAATGGTAAATATTGCGTGGCTGATACTTTGGATCGTAATGCAAATTACACATTGGCTTATTTTACATTGAAAGAAAATAACCATTGGACTGCCGATAACGAAGAAGGCCATTATTATGCGTTGGTTCGTACTGAGTATCCTTCTGCTTATCCTGTAGATAAAGATGATGTGTATACTGACGATGTGAATAAATTTGCTGGTTGGAAATACGTCTTTGACGATGCTTTGGATAAACTGGCTATCGAACAAGGTCAACTGGATGCAAAAGTTGAAAACTTGTGTCAGGATCGTACCGAATCGTTCATCTTGGAGGCAGATACAATGCCGTACTATCGCAGAGTTGTCGGTCTGAAGACTGAAAAGTTCTATTCAACGAACAATGAAAACCGTACATTGGGCGAATCTGTAATCGATGGTGTTACTTATATGAACATCTTCAGTGCTGTTGAAGAACCGGAACGCAACAACGAGTTCTTTATCGATACAGCTCATGTAAATGTATCGAGCATGCCTACTTATCTGTTGGCTCTTGATGTTGAGGCTAAGAAAACAGCAGAATGCAATCACGAAGATCATCCGGCTATCGGTGACCATTATCAGGTGATTGATTACTTACAGGGACGTTACATGGTTGATGCTTCTGTCGATAGCGTAATTCCGGCTTATTTGAAGAACAGCGTTAAACCATTCGAAAATGTGTATACTCGTTATGCATTCGTAAATGCAATCCACTATCAGGATACATTGTACATCATGGATGCTGCTGATGCAACAATCAAGTATGACCGCGATTTGTATGACGGCAAAAACGTTGCCAAGAAAGTTGTTCTGAAAGAAAAGGCTTACGATGGAGCTTCTATCGCATTCCGTTTGAAAGATCAGAGTGATGACGAAAACTTCTATATCGAAACGAAGGGTAAACAGTATGGTTATGCAGCCAATGGTAACACTTGGGTGAAGGAACAAAACCACAACATTGTTTCTACCGGTCGTGGTTATAGTGAAACTGGAGATCATAATGGCAACTGGCATCAAAATGTTTATGAAGATATCTATCAGGCATTGTTGCTGAATACGACAGCTCAAAGTGATGCTACTGCAAACGAAGACGTAGAAGTATCTTCTGTAACAGTCATCGCCGGTAATGGTCAGATCACAGTTGCAGGTGCTGCCGGCAAGAAGGTGGTTATCACTAACATCTTAGGCCAGACAGTCGCTAATACAGTGGTTACTTCTGATAATGCTACTATCGCTGCTCCCGCTGGTGTAGTTGTAGTTGCTATTGAAGGTGAAGACGCTGTAAAAGCAATTGTAAAGTAA
- the miaB gene encoding tRNA (N6-isopentenyl adenosine(37)-C2)-methylthiotransferase MiaB produces MTNQENGVDLKSAAVTEEKKLFIETYGCQMNVADSEVVASIMKMDGYAVTDKIEDADAIFVNTCSVRDNAEQKIYGRLQYFQSLKRKKKSLVIGVLGCMAERVKEELIEVHHADLVVGPDSYMDLPNLVGAVEHGEKAINVELSTQETYKDVIPLKLGGVHISGFVSIMRGCNNFCTYCIVPYTRGRERSRDIESILNEIRDMRDKGFKEVTLLGQNVNSYLFEKEGEKISFPALLKRVAEEVPEMRVRFTTSHPKDMSDETLHVIAEHDNICKMIHLPAQSGSSRILKVMNRKYTREWYLDRIAAIRRILPDCAISTDLFCGFHSETEEDYQETLSLMREVGYDSAFLFKYSERPGTYAAQHLPDTVSEEEKVRRLQGMIDLQNQLSEESNKRDIGKVFEVLIEGFSKRSREQLFGRTSQNKVVIFDKKNYRVGQFIKVRINRASSATLFGDPVE; encoded by the coding sequence ATGACGAATCAAGAGAATGGCGTGGACTTAAAATCCGCAGCCGTAACGGAAGAAAAGAAGTTGTTCATCGAAACCTACGGGTGTCAGATGAATGTGGCAGACAGCGAAGTAGTCGCTTCCATCATGAAAATGGATGGGTATGCAGTGACTGACAAGATTGAAGACGCTGATGCTATTTTCGTCAACACGTGTTCGGTTCGCGATAATGCCGAACAGAAAATCTACGGACGGCTTCAGTATTTCCAGTCTTTAAAAAGAAAGAAAAAATCTTTAGTGATCGGCGTGCTCGGATGTATGGCGGAGCGAGTGAAGGAGGAGCTGATCGAAGTGCATCATGCCGATTTGGTAGTCGGCCCGGATTCCTATATGGACCTGCCGAACCTGGTGGGGGCGGTCGAGCACGGCGAAAAGGCGATCAATGTAGAACTTTCCACGCAGGAAACCTACAAAGATGTGATCCCTTTGAAATTGGGAGGCGTGCATATTTCGGGCTTTGTCTCCATCATGCGCGGATGTAATAATTTCTGTACCTATTGCATCGTGCCGTATACCCGCGGAAGGGAGCGCAGCCGGGATATCGAAAGCATACTGAACGAGATACGCGATATGCGTGATAAAGGCTTTAAGGAAGTGACTTTACTGGGGCAGAATGTCAACTCTTATCTCTTTGAAAAAGAGGGGGAGAAAATTTCGTTTCCCGCCTTGCTGAAGCGTGTCGCCGAGGAAGTGCCTGAAATGCGTGTCCGCTTTACCACTTCGCATCCGAAGGATATGAGCGATGAAACCCTGCACGTGATCGCTGAGCATGACAATATATGTAAGATGATCCATCTTCCTGCACAATCGGGAAGTTCCCGTATCTTGAAAGTGATGAACCGTAAATATACGCGCGAATGGTATCTGGATCGTATTGCCGCTATCCGTCGTATCCTGCCGGACTGTGCTATCTCGACCGACCTGTTTTGCGGTTTTCATTCCGAAACGGAGGAGGATTATCAAGAAACGCTTTCCCTGATGCGTGAAGTAGGCTACGATAGTGCTTTTCTTTTCAAATATTCCGAGCGTCCGGGAACCTATGCGGCCCAGCATCTTCCCGATACGGTCAGTGAAGAAGAGAAAGTCCGCCGTTTGCAAGGCATGATCGACTTGCAGAACCAGCTTTCGGAAGAAAGTAACAAGCGTGATATCGGCAAAGTGTTCGAGGTTCTGATCGAAGGTTTCTCCAAACGTTCGCGCGAACAGTTGTTCGGCCGTACCAGCCAGAATAAGGTTGTGATTTTTGACAAGAAGAATTATCGCGTAGGACAATTTATAAAAGTACGCATAAACCGCGCCTCTTCCGCAACTCTGTTTGGAGACCCGGTCGAATAA
- a CDS encoding acetyl-CoA hydrolase/transferase family protein yields the protein MALKFITAEEAASFVHHDDNVGFSGFTPAGCPKVVPGAIAKKAIAEHEKGNPFQIGMFTGASTGDKLDGELARANAIKFRTPYQSNKDLRALLNSHGAQYFDMHLSELAQSLRYGFLGKIDVAIVEAADVTEDGEIVPTSGVGILPTICRMADRIIIELNCRHPKEIRGMHDIYEPADPPYRREIPIYTPSDRIGSDCVKVDPAKIVGVVKTDEPNEGGKFSPLDDVTMAIGQNVANFLVGEIKAGRLPKEFVPLQSGVGNVANAVLGCMGENKDIPAFNVYTEVIQDAVIALMKEGRVKFASGCSLSVSNEVIRDIYANLDFFKDKILLRPQEISNNPEVARRLGLVAINTALEADIFGNINSTHVSGTRMMNGIGGSGDFTRSAMLSIFTTPSTAKEGKISAFVPMVSHLDHSEHSVKVIITEYGVADLRGKSPIQRARCIIDNCVHPDYKPLLEEYLAMGIKGHTPQNLKCCFAFHEELAASGDMHNVDWSKYNK from the coding sequence ATGGCTTTAAAATTTATTACAGCTGAAGAAGCAGCTTCATTCGTACATCACGACGACAATGTAGGCTTTAGCGGATTTACTCCTGCAGGATGTCCTAAAGTTGTGCCGGGCGCCATTGCAAAAAAAGCAATTGCCGAACATGAAAAAGGAAACCCGTTTCAGATCGGTATGTTTACCGGCGCTTCGACAGGCGACAAGCTGGACGGCGAACTGGCTCGTGCCAATGCAATCAAATTCCGTACTCCGTATCAGTCCAACAAGGACCTGCGTGCCCTGCTGAATTCCCACGGTGCACAGTATTTCGACATGCACTTGTCTGAACTGGCACAAAGCCTGCGTTATGGCTTCTTAGGCAAGATCGACGTAGCCATCGTCGAAGCAGCCGATGTGACGGAAGACGGCGAAATCGTTCCGACAAGCGGTGTCGGTATCCTGCCGACAATCTGTCGCATGGCCGATCGTATCATCATCGAGTTGAACTGCCGCCACCCGAAAGAAATCCGCGGGATGCATGATATCTATGAACCGGCTGATCCTCCTTACCGCCGCGAAATCCCCATCTACACTCCGTCCGACCGTATCGGTAGCGACTGCGTGAAAGTCGATCCGGCTAAGATCGTCGGTGTTGTCAAGACCGACGAACCGAACGAAGGCGGCAAGTTCTCTCCGCTGGATGACGTGACAATGGCTATCGGCCAGAATGTTGCCAACTTCCTGGTTGGCGAAATCAAAGCCGGCCGTCTGCCGAAAGAATTCGTTCCGCTACAGAGTGGCGTAGGCAATGTTGCCAATGCCGTTTTGGGTTGCATGGGCGAAAACAAGGATATTCCGGCATTCAACGTTTATACGGAAGTTATCCAGGATGCCGTTATTGCTTTGATGAAAGAGGGACGCGTCAAGTTTGCCAGCGGTTGTTCACTGTCTGTCAGCAACGAAGTGATCCGCGACATCTACGCGAACTTGGATTTCTTCAAAGATAAGATTCTGCTTCGCCCGCAGGAAATCTCCAACAATCCGGAAGTAGCCCGCCGTCTCGGCCTGGTGGCCATCAATACGGCTTTGGAAGCCGATATATTCGGTAACATCAACTCCACCCACGTATCCGGTACAAGAATGATGAACGGTATCGGCGGTTCCGGCGACTTCACCCGTTCGGCCATGTTGTCCATCTTCACGACTCCGTCTACGGCGAAGGAAGGCAAGATCAGCGCATTCGTACCGATGGTTTCCCACCTGGATCACAGCGAACACTCCGTCAAAGTCATCATCACGGAATATGGCGTTGCCGACTTGCGCGGCAAATCTCCGATCCAGCGTGCACGTTGCATCATCGACAACTGCGTCCATCCGGACTACAAACCGTTACTGGAAGAATACCTGGCAATGGGTATCAAGGGACACACGCCACAGAACCTGAAATGTTGCTTCGCTTTCCACGAAGAACTGGCAGCCAGCGGCGACATGCACAATGTTGACTGGAGTAAATACAACAAATAA